Proteins from a single region of Budorcas taxicolor isolate Tak-1 chromosome 11, Takin1.1, whole genome shotgun sequence:
- the THNSL2 gene encoding threonine synthase-like 2 encodes MWYVSTRGMAPRIDFEGVLFSGYAPDGGLYMPEELPQLGRETLHEWSTLSYPSLVKELCSLFIAPELIPRDDLNDLIDRAFSRFRRREVVHLSRLRNGLNVLELWHGVTYAFKDLSLCCTAQLLQYFLEKRKRHITVVVGTSGDTGSAAIESVQGAKNVDIIVLLPKGHCTKIQELQMTTVLRENVHVFGVEGNSDELDEPIKTVFADVAFVKKHNLMSLNSINWSRVLVQIAHHFFAYFQCVPSLDMHPLPPVEVVVPTGAAGNLAAGCIAQKMGLPIHLVVAVNSNDIIHRTIQWGDFSLSEVVKPTLASAMDIQVPYNMERIFWLLSGSDSQVIRALMEQFEGTKSVRLPKELHSKLSEAVTSQSVSDKAIIQTMGRCWQENQYLLCPHSAVAVSCHYQQVDRQQPSPPRCCLAPASAAKFPEAVQAARLTLDTPAEILALEHKEARCTPMRKGDDWTRILRDTIEHVSQQWQGRFLNLPA; translated from the exons ATGTGGTATGTCAGCACTCGGGGGATGGCCCCACGGATTGACTTCGAGGGGGTGCTCTTCTCTGGCTATGCTCCAGACGGGGGCCTCTACATGCCTGAGGAGCTCCCACAGCTGGGCAGAGAGACCCTGCATGAGTGGAGCACGCTCTCCTACCCCAGCTTGGTGAAGGAGCTGTGCAGCCTCTTCATTGCACCTGAGCTCATTCCTAGAGATGACCTAAATG ATCTGATTGATCGTGCCTTCAGCAGATTCCGCCGCAGAGAGGTGGTGCATCTGTCCAGGCTGAGGAACGGGCTGAACGTGCTGGAGCTGTGGCACGGGGTCACCTATGCGTTTAAGGACCtgtccctgtgctgcacagcacagctccTGCAGTACTtcctggagaagaggaagaggcacATCACCGTGGTTGTAG GAACTTCTGGGGACACAGGAAGTGCTGCCATTGAGAGTGTTCAGGGGGCAAAAAATGTGGACATCATTGTTCTGCTGCCCAAGGGTCACTGTACAAAGATTCAGGAGCTCCAGATGACAACAGTGCTAAGAGAGAACGTCCACGTGTTCGGAG TGGAGGGTAACAGCGATGAGCTGGATGAGCCCATCAAGACGGTGTTTGCTGACGTGGCCTTTGTCAAGAAGCACAACTTGATGAGTCTGAATTCAATCAACTGGTCCCGGGTCCTCGTGCAAATAGCCCACCACTTCTTTGCTTATTTCCAGTGTGTGCCATCCTTAGACATGCACCCCCTGCCCCCTGTGGAGGTGGTTGTGCCAACGGGGGCTGCCGGTAACCTTGCAG CTGGGTGCATCGCTCAGAAGATGGGGCTGCCCATTCACCTGGTCGTGGCAGTGAACAGCAATGACATCATCCACAGGACCATCCAATGGGGAGACTTCTCTCTGTCCGAAGTGGTCAAACCAACCTTGGCGTCAGCCATGGACATTCAG GTTCCCTACAACATGGAGAGGATCTTCTGGCTGCTATCTGGCTCTGACAGCCAGGTGATAAGAGCCCTCATGGAGCAGTTTGAAGGGACAAAAAGTGTGCGTCTACCCAAGGAGCTGCACAGCAAG CTTTCGGAGGCAGTAACCTCTCAGTCAGTGTCGGACAAGGCCATCATCCAGACGATGGGCCGCTGCTGGCAGGAGAACCAGTACTTACTGTGCCCTCACTCGGCCGTGGCCGTGAGCTGCCATTACCAGCAGGTGGACAGGCAGCAACCCAG ccctccccgcTGTTGTCTGGCTCCCGCCTCCGCAGCCAAGTTCCCAGAGGCCGTGCAGGCTGCCAGGCTGACCCTGGACACTCCAGCCGAGATCCTCGCCCTGGAGCACAAGGAGGCACGCTGCACCCCAATGCGGAAGGGCGACGACTGGACACGGATTCTCCGGGACACGATTGAGCACGTGAGCCAGCAGTGGCAGGGGCGCTTCCTGAATCTCCCGGCATAG